In Gadus chalcogrammus isolate NIFS_2021 chromosome 13, NIFS_Gcha_1.0, whole genome shotgun sequence, a single genomic region encodes these proteins:
- the cdh27 gene encoding cadherin-like protein 26 isoform X2, whose product MVWLALLCCALLGVTSSSELMIRRRRAWIIDSFTLEEGHPGPFPYELGKIKVVRSYQITFEIFGMGVDEHPEGVLTIDSTTGILSAHKSVDYEELKTLKLKLLASKDDKTLDTKLGIEISILDINDNPPRFQNDLYEVTVEEAVAQGTNLLSVLANDRDQPETPNSTFHYEIGTVSPKPPNAEFVMGLSGQLSFRGCLDYEVGDVYKVLLVAKDHGEVVSLSSTTTALIHIQDGNNHLPVITGKTGTMTVKEGETGVVPLRLHVADRDLEHTPAWNAKYTIEGDTGGNFKVETDPITNDGILTVLKPLDFEEVTERELLFSVENEMPYYSCKVKARPTSGLWEVDTSGGPAGPVGAGPKPDSLRVTIQVEDINDPPMFTVLVHEAGLVENVAIGTYVQTVTAVDPDSSHARDFVYKIGKDPGDWLNVDQHTGVITTAKRLDRESPHVVDNIYTAILHAVDSGEPPMTGTATLLLHVFDQNDNAPTLSVNNVVVCIGDSPTSTNLTALDPDDVPFGGPFTFELLGEVEGKWSVDPSHGYKVNLVKETIVHSGIHMVELKISDLQGAFAVNNVSVTVCDCTATPSCRERRASSSTVGFGAAGILFFALLVLMITLMLSFLMTCKKDFTFLKTDLPNGESLLSSNVEIPGTDCKIPTKPPTKFYLPVHDFVERMQRTSSFKAVQESFHQQDYWEIKDGAHTCTNTKKAQPSQASCQMEASWNCFNRECNLSRPRRMICMTITHTCMLMRGMMQTHTMT is encoded by the exons ATGGTCTGGCTTGCTCTACTG TGTTGTGCTCTGCTTGGCGTGACCAGCAGCTCCGAGCTCATGATTCGACGGAGAAGGGCATGGATCATTGACAGCTTTACTTTGGAAGAGGGGCACCCAGGCCCCTTCCCCTATGAACTTGGCAAG ATTAAAGTGGTGAGGTCTTACCAAATCACTTTTGAAATCTTTGGCATGGGAGTGGATGAGCATCCAGAAGGGGTCCTCACCATAGACAGTACGACTGGCATCCTCAGTGCCCACAAATCTGTGGACTATGAGGAATTGAAGACACTCAAG CTGAAATTATTGGCCTCAAAGGACGATAAAACCCTGGACACAAAGTTAGGAATTGAGATATCAATATTGGACATCAACGACAACCCACCGCGCTTTCAAAACGACCTGTATGAAGTCACCGTTGAGGAAGCTGTAGCTCAAG GAAcaaatctcctgagtgtgttggcAAATGACAGAGACCAACCCGAAACACCTAATTCCACCTTCCACTATGAGATCGGGACTGTTTCCCCGAAACCACCCAATGCCGAGTTTGTTATGGGGCTGTCTGGTCAACTGTCATTCAGGGGTTGTTTGGATTatgag GTGGGGGATGTGTACAAAGTGTTGCTGGTGGCTAAGGACCATGGTGAAGTGGTGAGTTTGTCGAGTACCACAACAGCCCTGATCCACATCCAGGACGGTAATAATCACCTTCCAGTCATCACCGGAAAGACA GGCACTATGACTGTGAAAGAGGGGGAGACTGGCGTGGTTCCCCTTCGTCTGCACGTCGCAGACAGAGACCTGGAGCACACGCCTGCATGGAATGCCAAGTACACCATTGAAGGCGACACGGGAGGGAACTTCAAGGTGGAAACGGACCCAATCACCAACGATGGAATCCTCACAGTCTTAAAA CCCTTGGACTTTGAAGAGGTCACAGAGAGGGAGCTGCTCTTCTCAGTAGAAAATGAGATGCCGTATTACTCGTGTAAGGTTAAAGCAAGGCCCACGTCCGGCCTGTGGGAGGTTGACACCAGTGGCGGTCCAGCCGGCccagtgggggcggggccaaagCCGGACTCCCTGAGGGTCACCATTCAGGTGGAGGACATCAACGACCCCCCGATGTTCACAGTGCTGGTCCACGAGGCCGGGCTGGTGGAGAACGTGGCCATCGGTACCTACGTGCAGACGGTCACTGCTGTGGACCCTGACTCCAGTCACGCCAGAGACTTTGT GTATAAGATAGGTAAAGATCCAGGTGACTGGCTGAATGTGGACCAACATACAGGCGTCATTACAACAGCCAAACGCCTAGACAGAGAATCCCCCCATGTGGTTGACAACATTTACACTGCAATCCTCCATGCAGTGGACAGCG GCGAGCCCCCTATGACAGGCACGGCTACATTGCTTCTCCATGTGTTCGACCAGAACGATAATGCTCCGACGCTCTCAGTAAACAACGTGGTGGTGTGTATCGGCGACAGCCCCACCAGCACCAACCTCACGGCCCTGGACCCGGACGATGTGCCCTTTGGAGGACCTTTTACATTTGAACTCCTGGGAGAGGTCGAGGGGAAATGGAGCGTGGATCCCTCACATG GCTACAAAGTGAACCTGGTGAAAGAAACTATTGTGCATTCTGGCATACATATGGTGGAGCTCAAGATATCTGACCTACAAGGCGCCTTTGCCGTAAACAacgtgtctgtgactgtgtgcgaCTGCACGGCCACACCCTCCTGCAGGGAGCGCAGGGCCTCTTCCTCCACCGTTGGCTTTGGAGCAGCTGGCATCTTGTTCTTTGCCCTGCTTGTACTCATGA TTACACTGATGTTATCATTCTTGATGACATGCAAGAAGGATTTCACCTTTTTGAAGACTGATCTGCCAAATGGAGAGTCACTACTCTCATCCAACGTTGAGATACCAGGAACAGATTGCAAG ATACCTACCAAACCACCTACAAAATTCTATCTACCGGTACATGATTTTGTTGAAAGAATGCAGCGCACATCCTCATTCAAG GCCGTGCAAGAAAGCTTCCATCAGCAAGATTACTGGGA AATCAAAGATGGAGCACACACATGTACCAATACCAAGAAGGCTCAGCCAAGTCAGGCTTCCTGTCAGATGGAGGCCTCCTGGAACTGCTTCAACAG AGAATGCAACTTGTCCAGGCCACGGAGGATGATTTGCATGACTATTACCCACACCTGTATGCTGATGAGGGGGATGATGCAGACCCACACAATGACCTAG
- the LOC130401761 gene encoding protein LSM14 homolog B-like isoform X1: MSGGGGTPYIGSKISLISKAQIRYEGILSSVDTDKSTVALAKVKSYGTEGRHTDRPIPPKDDVYEYIIFRGSDIKDITVSEPPKQHHGLPPDPAIVQSSVGGSSGAYNPRWSQYRDMMPSYNQLAASSLLNQQYAAALGLAPGFQGLPSRRGPMVEQAVQTLPMASAAQKRAQPANQPQARQPVRPSPRPGRDGPQPLRRNAPSSQVAPPTDANRVKEQTNDENQRPRRKQGSRRSRNRGRGQLLVKNSKPSTLQFESDFDFETANAEFNKNEIVKEASVLVPPDGEEKVEPGVEVQENQSPESSPVEKCYDKAKCFFDNISSDLKPRRTTWAEEKKLNIETFGVPGRFLRGRGFRGYRARRGQSGTEQPAPPKVGSGRV, translated from the exons ATGAGCGGCGGAGGAGGTACGCCTTACATTGGCAGTAAAATCAGTTTAATATCCAAAGCCCAGATTCGTTATGAGGGCATTTTGTCCTCCGTCGACACGGACAAGTCAACAGTGGCTTTAGCGAAAG TCAAATCATATGGGACTGAAGGGCGTCACACGGACAGACCAATTCCCCCCAAAGATGACGTTTATGAATACATAATCTTCCGGGGCAGTGACATCAAAGATATAACCGTGTCTGAACCGCCGAAGCAACACCATGGCTTGCCTCCTGACCCTGCTATTGTTCAA TCATCTGTCGGCGGATCATCTGGTGCGTACAATCCACGCTGGAGTCAATACAGGGACATGATGCCCTCCTACAACCAGCTGGCTGCTAGCTCTCTACTCAACCAGCAGTATGCAGCTGCCCTGGGACTAG CACCAGGATTTCAGGGCCTCCCATCCAGAAGAGGCCCAATGGTAGAGCAGGCTGTTCAGACTCTTCCGATGGCCAGCGCAGCCCAGAAGAGGGCTCAGCCGGCCAACCAGCCGCAGGCCAGACAGCCAGTTCGTCCCTCGCCGCGGCCCGGCCGAGATGGACCCCAGCCACTAAGGAGGAATGCTCCCAGCA GTCAAGTAGCGCCACCGACCGATGCAAACAGGGTTAAAGAACAAACCAATGATGAAAATCAAAGGCCAAGAAGAAAACAAG GAAGCCGCAGGTCCAGGAACAGGGGCCGAGGCCAGCTGCTTGTGAAGAACTCAAAGCCTTCCACCTTGCAGTTTGAGTCGGATTTTGACTTTGAAACTGCCAATGCTGAGTTCAACAAAAATGAGATCGTAAAGGAGGCTTCAG TGCTTGTCCCTCCAGAtggggaggagaaggtggaacCTGGTGTGGAggtccaggagaaccagagcCCCGAGAGTTCCCCTGTGGAGAAGTGCTACGACAAGGCAAAGTGCTTCTTTGACAACATCTCCTCAGACCTCAAACCCCG AAGGACCACCTGggcggaggagaagaagctgaaCATTGAGACCTTTGGCGTTCCTGGGCGCTTCCTGAGGGGCCGGGGGTTCAGAGGGTACCGCGCCCGCAGAGGCCAGTCTGGCACGGAGCAGCCTGCCCCGCCTAAAGTGGGCAGTGGAAGAGTGTga
- the cdh27 gene encoding cadherin-like protein 26 isoform X1, whose translation MVWLALLCCALLGVTSSSELMIRRRRAWIIDSFTLEEGHPGPFPYELGKIKVVRSYQITFEIFGMGVDEHPEGVLTIDSTTGILSAHKSVDYEELKTLKLKLLASKDDKTLDTKLGIEISILDINDNPPRFQNDLYEVTVEEAVAQGTNLLSVLANDRDQPETPNSTFHYEIGTVSPKPPNAEFVMGLSGQLSFRGCLDYEVGDVYKVLLVAKDHGEVVSLSSTTTALIHIQDGNNHLPVITGKTGTMTVKEGETGVVPLRLHVADRDLEHTPAWNAKYTIEGDTGGNFKVETDPITNDGILTVLKPLDFEEVTERELLFSVENEMPYYSCKVKARPTSGLWEVDTSGGPAGPVGAGPKPDSLRVTIQVEDINDPPMFTVLVHEAGLVENVAIGTYVQTVTAVDPDSSHARDFVYKIGKDPGDWLNVDQHTGVITTAKRLDRESPHVVDNIYTAILHAVDSGEPPMTGTATLLLHVFDQNDNAPTLSVNNVVVCIGDSPTSTNLTALDPDDVPFGGPFTFELLGEVEGKWSVDPSHGYKVNLVKETIVHSGIHMVELKISDLQGAFAVNNVSVTVCDCTATPSCRERRASSSTVGFGAAGILFFALLVLMITLMLSFLMTCKKDFTFLKTDLPNGESLLSSNVEIPGTDCKIPTKPPTKFYLPVHDFVERMQRTSSFKAVQESFHQQDYWEYNQRWSTHMYQYQEGSAKSGFLSDGGLLELLQQRMQLVQATEDDLHDYYPHLYADEGDDADPHNDLEKIDILEAVFGHGQLDDLGPRFKGLASVCTPAQ comes from the exons ATGGTCTGGCTTGCTCTACTG TGTTGTGCTCTGCTTGGCGTGACCAGCAGCTCCGAGCTCATGATTCGACGGAGAAGGGCATGGATCATTGACAGCTTTACTTTGGAAGAGGGGCACCCAGGCCCCTTCCCCTATGAACTTGGCAAG ATTAAAGTGGTGAGGTCTTACCAAATCACTTTTGAAATCTTTGGCATGGGAGTGGATGAGCATCCAGAAGGGGTCCTCACCATAGACAGTACGACTGGCATCCTCAGTGCCCACAAATCTGTGGACTATGAGGAATTGAAGACACTCAAG CTGAAATTATTGGCCTCAAAGGACGATAAAACCCTGGACACAAAGTTAGGAATTGAGATATCAATATTGGACATCAACGACAACCCACCGCGCTTTCAAAACGACCTGTATGAAGTCACCGTTGAGGAAGCTGTAGCTCAAG GAAcaaatctcctgagtgtgttggcAAATGACAGAGACCAACCCGAAACACCTAATTCCACCTTCCACTATGAGATCGGGACTGTTTCCCCGAAACCACCCAATGCCGAGTTTGTTATGGGGCTGTCTGGTCAACTGTCATTCAGGGGTTGTTTGGATTatgag GTGGGGGATGTGTACAAAGTGTTGCTGGTGGCTAAGGACCATGGTGAAGTGGTGAGTTTGTCGAGTACCACAACAGCCCTGATCCACATCCAGGACGGTAATAATCACCTTCCAGTCATCACCGGAAAGACA GGCACTATGACTGTGAAAGAGGGGGAGACTGGCGTGGTTCCCCTTCGTCTGCACGTCGCAGACAGAGACCTGGAGCACACGCCTGCATGGAATGCCAAGTACACCATTGAAGGCGACACGGGAGGGAACTTCAAGGTGGAAACGGACCCAATCACCAACGATGGAATCCTCACAGTCTTAAAA CCCTTGGACTTTGAAGAGGTCACAGAGAGGGAGCTGCTCTTCTCAGTAGAAAATGAGATGCCGTATTACTCGTGTAAGGTTAAAGCAAGGCCCACGTCCGGCCTGTGGGAGGTTGACACCAGTGGCGGTCCAGCCGGCccagtgggggcggggccaaagCCGGACTCCCTGAGGGTCACCATTCAGGTGGAGGACATCAACGACCCCCCGATGTTCACAGTGCTGGTCCACGAGGCCGGGCTGGTGGAGAACGTGGCCATCGGTACCTACGTGCAGACGGTCACTGCTGTGGACCCTGACTCCAGTCACGCCAGAGACTTTGT GTATAAGATAGGTAAAGATCCAGGTGACTGGCTGAATGTGGACCAACATACAGGCGTCATTACAACAGCCAAACGCCTAGACAGAGAATCCCCCCATGTGGTTGACAACATTTACACTGCAATCCTCCATGCAGTGGACAGCG GCGAGCCCCCTATGACAGGCACGGCTACATTGCTTCTCCATGTGTTCGACCAGAACGATAATGCTCCGACGCTCTCAGTAAACAACGTGGTGGTGTGTATCGGCGACAGCCCCACCAGCACCAACCTCACGGCCCTGGACCCGGACGATGTGCCCTTTGGAGGACCTTTTACATTTGAACTCCTGGGAGAGGTCGAGGGGAAATGGAGCGTGGATCCCTCACATG GCTACAAAGTGAACCTGGTGAAAGAAACTATTGTGCATTCTGGCATACATATGGTGGAGCTCAAGATATCTGACCTACAAGGCGCCTTTGCCGTAAACAacgtgtctgtgactgtgtgcgaCTGCACGGCCACACCCTCCTGCAGGGAGCGCAGGGCCTCTTCCTCCACCGTTGGCTTTGGAGCAGCTGGCATCTTGTTCTTTGCCCTGCTTGTACTCATGA TTACACTGATGTTATCATTCTTGATGACATGCAAGAAGGATTTCACCTTTTTGAAGACTGATCTGCCAAATGGAGAGTCACTACTCTCATCCAACGTTGAGATACCAGGAACAGATTGCAAG ATACCTACCAAACCACCTACAAAATTCTATCTACCGGTACATGATTTTGTTGAAAGAATGCAGCGCACATCCTCATTCAAG GCCGTGCAAGAAAGCTTCCATCAGCAAGATTACTGGGAGTAT AATCAAAGATGGAGCACACACATGTACCAATACCAAGAAGGCTCAGCCAAGTCAGGCTTCCTGTCAGATGGAGGCCTCCTGGAACTGCTTCAACAG AGAATGCAACTTGTCCAGGCCACGGAGGATGATTTGCATGACTATTACCCACACCTGTATGCTGATGAGGGGGATGATGCAGACCCACACAATGACCTAGAAAAGATCGACATTTTAGAAGCAGTCTTCGGTCATGGACAGCTTGATGACCTTGGCCCACGTTTTAAGGGACTAGCATCAGTTTGTACACCAGCACAATAG
- the LOC130401761 gene encoding protein LSM14 homolog B-like isoform X2 gives MSGGGGTPYIGSKISLISKAQIRYEGILSSVDTDKSTVALAKVKSYGTEGRHTDRPIPPKDDVYEYIIFRGSDIKDITVSEPPKQHHGLPPDPAIVQSSVGGSSGAYNPRWSQYRDMMPSYNQLAASSLLNQQYAAALGLAPGFQGLPSRRGPMVEQAVQTLPMASAAQKRAQPANQPQARQPVRPSPRPGRDGPQPLRRNAPSSQVAPPTDANRVKEQTNDENQRPRRKQGSRRSRNRGRGQLLVKNSKPSTLQFESDFDFETANAEFNKNEIVKEASVLVPPDGEEKVEPGVEVQENQSPESSPVEKCYDKAKCFFDNISSDLKPRTTWAEEKKLNIETFGVPGRFLRGRGFRGYRARRGQSGTEQPAPPKVGSGRV, from the exons ATGAGCGGCGGAGGAGGTACGCCTTACATTGGCAGTAAAATCAGTTTAATATCCAAAGCCCAGATTCGTTATGAGGGCATTTTGTCCTCCGTCGACACGGACAAGTCAACAGTGGCTTTAGCGAAAG TCAAATCATATGGGACTGAAGGGCGTCACACGGACAGACCAATTCCCCCCAAAGATGACGTTTATGAATACATAATCTTCCGGGGCAGTGACATCAAAGATATAACCGTGTCTGAACCGCCGAAGCAACACCATGGCTTGCCTCCTGACCCTGCTATTGTTCAA TCATCTGTCGGCGGATCATCTGGTGCGTACAATCCACGCTGGAGTCAATACAGGGACATGATGCCCTCCTACAACCAGCTGGCTGCTAGCTCTCTACTCAACCAGCAGTATGCAGCTGCCCTGGGACTAG CACCAGGATTTCAGGGCCTCCCATCCAGAAGAGGCCCAATGGTAGAGCAGGCTGTTCAGACTCTTCCGATGGCCAGCGCAGCCCAGAAGAGGGCTCAGCCGGCCAACCAGCCGCAGGCCAGACAGCCAGTTCGTCCCTCGCCGCGGCCCGGCCGAGATGGACCCCAGCCACTAAGGAGGAATGCTCCCAGCA GTCAAGTAGCGCCACCGACCGATGCAAACAGGGTTAAAGAACAAACCAATGATGAAAATCAAAGGCCAAGAAGAAAACAAG GAAGCCGCAGGTCCAGGAACAGGGGCCGAGGCCAGCTGCTTGTGAAGAACTCAAAGCCTTCCACCTTGCAGTTTGAGTCGGATTTTGACTTTGAAACTGCCAATGCTGAGTTCAACAAAAATGAGATCGTAAAGGAGGCTTCAG TGCTTGTCCCTCCAGAtggggaggagaaggtggaacCTGGTGTGGAggtccaggagaaccagagcCCCGAGAGTTCCCCTGTGGAGAAGTGCTACGACAAGGCAAAGTGCTTCTTTGACAACATCTCCTCAGACCTCAAACCCCG GACCACCTGggcggaggagaagaagctgaaCATTGAGACCTTTGGCGTTCCTGGGCGCTTCCTGAGGGGCCGGGGGTTCAGAGGGTACCGCGCCCGCAGAGGCCAGTCTGGCACGGAGCAGCCTGCCCCGCCTAAAGTGGGCAGTGGAAGAGTGTga
- the LOC130401939 gene encoding dysbindin domain-containing protein 2-like: MNSSAANINSKRLPSEGEPGQRGADVDTAGQQLRLKERRFFEEVFQHDVDMYLSAAHLAIREHRRPPIGSISSMEVNVDLLDQMEHFDISDQDAFDVFFSSGEESMLNSPLPGQAPGNNNNNNHHGEVVHHGLFRHVLEGLDGKSRVSSTSSESSTNSQSPAANGNGRDTPLASLSDEEGEGTGGSGGLYGATPTERDTSKAPSAASTTT; this comes from the exons CGGAGGGCGAGCCAGGCCAGCGGGGAGCAGACGTGGACACGGCAGGCCAGCAGCTGAGGCTGAAGGAGCGGCGCTTCTTTGAGGAGGTGTTCCAGCACGACGTGGACATGTACCTCTCCGCCGCACACCTGGCCATCCGGGAGCACCGACGAC CTCCCATCGGCAGCATATCCTCCATGGAGGTGAACGTGGACCTTCTGGACCAGATGGAACACTTCGACATCTCAGACCAGGACGCCTTCGATGTGTTCTTCAGCTCTGGAGAAGAGAGCATGCTCAACTCTCCACTGCCAG GTCAGGCGCccgggaacaacaacaacaacaaccaccacggCGAGGTCGTCCACCACGGACTCTTCCGCCACGTGCTGGAGGGGCTCGACGGCAAGTCCCGcgtgtcctccacctcctccgagTCCTCCACCAACAGCCAGAGCCCTGCCGCCAACGGCAACGGCAGAGACACCCCCCTGGCGTCTCTGTCggacgaggagggggaggggacggggggcagcggggggctCTACGGAGCTAcgcccacagagagagacacatcaaAGGCGCCGTCGGCCGCCTCCACGACGACCTGA
- the LOC130401761 gene encoding protein LSM14 homolog B-like isoform X3 — MSGGGGTPYIGSKISLISKAQIRYEGILSSVDTDKSTVALAKVKSYGTEGRHTDRPIPPKDDVYEYIIFRGSDIKDITVSEPPKQHHGLPPDPAIVQSSVGGSSGAYNPRWSQYRDMMPSYNQLAASSLLNQQYAAALGLAPGFQGLPSRRGPMVEQAVQTLPMASAAQKRAQPANQPQARQPVRPSPRPGRDGPQPLRRNAPSSQVAPPTDANRVKEQTNDENQRPRRKQGSRRSRNRGRGQLLVKNSKPSTLQFESDFDFETANAEFNKNEIVKEASDGEEKVEPGVEVQENQSPESSPVEKCYDKAKCFFDNISSDLKPRRTTWAEEKKLNIETFGVPGRFLRGRGFRGYRARRGQSGTEQPAPPKVGSGRV; from the exons ATGAGCGGCGGAGGAGGTACGCCTTACATTGGCAGTAAAATCAGTTTAATATCCAAAGCCCAGATTCGTTATGAGGGCATTTTGTCCTCCGTCGACACGGACAAGTCAACAGTGGCTTTAGCGAAAG TCAAATCATATGGGACTGAAGGGCGTCACACGGACAGACCAATTCCCCCCAAAGATGACGTTTATGAATACATAATCTTCCGGGGCAGTGACATCAAAGATATAACCGTGTCTGAACCGCCGAAGCAACACCATGGCTTGCCTCCTGACCCTGCTATTGTTCAA TCATCTGTCGGCGGATCATCTGGTGCGTACAATCCACGCTGGAGTCAATACAGGGACATGATGCCCTCCTACAACCAGCTGGCTGCTAGCTCTCTACTCAACCAGCAGTATGCAGCTGCCCTGGGACTAG CACCAGGATTTCAGGGCCTCCCATCCAGAAGAGGCCCAATGGTAGAGCAGGCTGTTCAGACTCTTCCGATGGCCAGCGCAGCCCAGAAGAGGGCTCAGCCGGCCAACCAGCCGCAGGCCAGACAGCCAGTTCGTCCCTCGCCGCGGCCCGGCCGAGATGGACCCCAGCCACTAAGGAGGAATGCTCCCAGCA GTCAAGTAGCGCCACCGACCGATGCAAACAGGGTTAAAGAACAAACCAATGATGAAAATCAAAGGCCAAGAAGAAAACAAG GAAGCCGCAGGTCCAGGAACAGGGGCCGAGGCCAGCTGCTTGTGAAGAACTCAAAGCCTTCCACCTTGCAGTTTGAGTCGGATTTTGACTTTGAAACTGCCAATGCTGAGTTCAACAAAAATGAGATCGTAAAGGAGGCTTCAG AtggggaggagaaggtggaacCTGGTGTGGAggtccaggagaaccagagcCCCGAGAGTTCCCCTGTGGAGAAGTGCTACGACAAGGCAAAGTGCTTCTTTGACAACATCTCCTCAGACCTCAAACCCCG AAGGACCACCTGggcggaggagaagaagctgaaCATTGAGACCTTTGGCGTTCCTGGGCGCTTCCTGAGGGGCCGGGGGTTCAGAGGGTACCGCGCCCGCAGAGGCCAGTCTGGCACGGAGCAGCCTGCCCCGCCTAAAGTGGGCAGTGGAAGAGTGTga